A window from Azoarcus sp. DD4 encodes these proteins:
- the modA gene encoding molybdate ABC transporter substrate-binding protein yields MFQALTFRLAPRPFLPRPPAWRLWLAALLLCAGCVVQAIAADSLMIAAGAGYKRPVGELAAAFERASGRKVEPFFGNMGQVLSQAAQSDKVAVVFGDLAFLEGATQVGFARFLPAGTGKLVLAWPTGRQVASAAAIADPSFARIALPDVRHAVYGKAGSEFLQHSGLADRLKERLVTVATVPQVSAYLVSGEVDAGFINLTDALGVRDRIGGYIEIDPALYGEIRIVGGVVAGRESLPGVGELAAFLQTAEARAILAKHGL; encoded by the coding sequence ATGTTCCAAGCCCTGACTTTCCGACTCGCTCCCCGTCCGTTCCTGCCGCGGCCGCCGGCCTGGCGGCTGTGGCTGGCTGCGCTGCTGCTGTGCGCCGGCTGCGTCGTCCAGGCGATCGCAGCCGACAGCCTGATGATCGCCGCCGGTGCCGGCTACAAGCGTCCGGTCGGCGAACTCGCCGCTGCCTTCGAGCGTGCGTCCGGCCGCAAGGTCGAGCCCTTCTTCGGCAACATGGGCCAGGTGTTGAGCCAGGCGGCGCAGAGCGACAAGGTGGCGGTGGTGTTCGGCGACCTCGCCTTCCTCGAAGGCGCAACTCAGGTTGGCTTCGCCCGCTTCCTGCCGGCAGGCACCGGCAAGCTGGTGCTGGCCTGGCCCACCGGCCGGCAGGTCGCCAGCGCGGCAGCGATCGCCGATCCCTCCTTCGCCCGCATTGCGCTGCCGGACGTGCGCCACGCGGTGTATGGCAAGGCCGGCAGCGAATTCCTGCAGCACAGCGGGCTGGCCGACAGGCTGAAGGAGCGTCTGGTGACCGTCGCCACCGTGCCGCAGGTGTCGGCCTACCTGGTGAGCGGCGAGGTCGACGCCGGCTTCATCAACCTCACCGATGCGCTCGGAGTGCGCGATCGCATCGGCGGCTACATCGAGATCGATCCGGCGCTGTACGGCGAAATCCGCATCGTCGGCGGGGTGGTGGCGGGGCGTGAGTCACTGCCCGGGGTGGGCGAACTGGCCGCCTTCCTGCAGACCGCGGAGGCGCGCGCCATCCTGGCGAAGCACGGCCTGTGA
- the recD gene encoding exodeoxyribonuclease V subunit alpha produces the protein MKEPMRTPRGGAAELPPQLDLALGFAEHLQAWAQGLAAPAEALAALRHAGRQLALATSAGHVCLPLAMLESDDGPMAPAEDLLPDWADDAMPAPGGLRARLLASGVVVEAAALAASARVAHPLVLDAADRLYLRRHYDLEARLARALHDRAAPLPAVADDARLAAVLGPLFPAPPAAGRPDWQRIAVALALQRRLTVISGGPGTGKTTTVAALLGALLGLQPGLRIALAAPTGKAAARMLEALRGRAAGLPPALRAGLPDQAHTVHRLLGVTGEAGRFRHHAGNPLPVDVLVVDEASMLDLALAARLVDALPPEARLVLLGDKDQLAAVEAGAVFAELSASRRLVRADIERLAALTGCAADAMAASLAGDADHAGEANPLAGSVVWLTESHRFAADSGIGRLAADINAGRGEAALAWLRAGDDASACWLEDAGAKPGPALWQAMEAGYADYLAVLRAPEPRPGGRAEVRAEARVAAAFAAFDRFRVLAAVHEGPRGLAALNAHLARWLRAELAHPLDRGAASKWYPGRPVIVLRNDYLLGLYNGDIGLCLPDAEGALAVWFPLQGGGFRALPPQRLPAHDSAFALTVHKSQGSEFDAVLVVLPAQSSRVLSRELLYTGVTRAAGRVMLAGDGAVFAAACARPTRRFSGLGARLRECAGAVVASP, from the coding sequence ATGAAGGAACCGATGCGCACGCCGCGCGGGGGCGCGGCCGAACTGCCGCCGCAGCTCGATCTTGCGCTTGGTTTCGCCGAGCACCTGCAAGCCTGGGCGCAAGGGCTCGCGGCGCCGGCCGAGGCGCTGGCCGCCCTGCGCCACGCCGGGCGCCAGCTCGCGCTCGCCACCTCGGCCGGGCACGTCTGCCTGCCGCTGGCGATGCTGGAATCCGACGACGGGCCCATGGCACCGGCCGAAGACCTGCTGCCCGACTGGGCCGACGACGCGATGCCCGCACCCGGCGGCTTGCGCGCACGCCTGCTGGCCAGCGGCGTGGTGGTGGAAGCCGCGGCGCTGGCCGCGTCTGCGCGGGTTGCGCATCCGCTGGTGCTGGACGCGGCCGACCGGCTCTACCTGCGCCGCCATTACGATCTCGAAGCCAGGCTGGCCCGTGCGCTGCATGACCGCGCGGCGCCGCTGCCGGCGGTGGCGGACGACGCCCGCCTCGCCGCGGTGCTCGGCCCGCTCTTTCCCGCGCCGCCCGCGGCGGGCCGCCCCGACTGGCAGCGCATCGCCGTGGCCCTGGCCCTGCAACGCCGGCTGACGGTGATCAGCGGCGGCCCCGGCACCGGCAAGACCACCACCGTGGCCGCGCTGCTCGGCGCCCTGCTCGGCCTCCAGCCGGGGCTGCGCATCGCGCTCGCCGCGCCTACCGGCAAGGCGGCGGCGCGCATGCTGGAAGCGCTGCGCGGCCGCGCCGCCGGGCTGCCGCCGGCCCTGCGTGCCGGCCTGCCCGACCAGGCCCACACGGTGCACCGCCTGCTCGGCGTCACCGGCGAGGCCGGCCGCTTCCGCCATCACGCCGGCAACCCGCTGCCGGTCGATGTGCTGGTGGTGGACGAGGCTTCGATGCTGGATCTCGCGCTCGCCGCGCGTCTGGTCGACGCCCTGCCGCCCGAGGCCCGGCTGGTGTTGCTGGGCGACAAGGACCAGCTCGCCGCGGTGGAGGCGGGCGCGGTGTTCGCCGAACTGTCGGCCTCGCGGCGGTTGGTGCGCGCCGACATCGAGCGTCTCGCCGCGCTCACCGGCTGCGCGGCCGATGCGATGGCGGCCAGCCTGGCCGGCGACGCCGACCATGCCGGCGAGGCCAATCCGCTCGCCGGCAGCGTGGTGTGGCTGACCGAAAGCCACCGTTTTGCCGCCGACTCCGGCATCGGCCGCCTCGCCGCCGACATCAACGCCGGCCGCGGCGAGGCAGCGCTGGCCTGGCTGCGTGCCGGCGACGATGCTTCCGCCTGCTGGCTGGAGGACGCCGGGGCGAAGCCGGGGCCGGCCCTGTGGCAGGCGATGGAGGCCGGCTATGCCGACTATCTCGCGGTGCTGCGCGCGCCCGAGCCGAGGCCCGGCGGCCGCGCCGAGGTCCGTGCCGAGGCGCGCGTCGCCGCGGCCTTCGCCGCCTTCGACCGCTTCCGCGTGCTGGCGGCGGTGCACGAGGGGCCGCGCGGCCTCGCTGCGCTCAACGCCCATCTGGCGCGCTGGCTGCGCGCCGAACTGGCCCATCCGCTCGACCGCGGCGCCGCCTCGAAGTGGTATCCGGGGCGGCCGGTGATCGTGCTGCGCAACGATTACCTGCTCGGCCTCTACAACGGCGACATCGGGCTGTGCCTGCCCGACGCCGAGGGCGCGCTGGCGGTGTGGTTTCCGCTGCAGGGCGGCGGTTTCCGCGCCTTGCCGCCGCAGCGCCTGCCGGCCCACGACAGCGCCTTCGCGCTGACGGTGCACAAGAGCCAGGGCTCGGAATTCGACGCGGTGCTGGTGGTGCTGCCGGCGCAGTCTTCCCGGGTGCTGAGCCGCGAGCTGCTCTACACCGGCGTCACCCGCGCGGCCGGCCGCGTCATGCTGGCCGGCGACGGCGCGGTGTTTGCCGCGGCCTGCGCCCGGCCGACACGGCGTTTTTCCGGGCTGGGCGCGCGTCTGCGCGAATGCGCCGGGGCCGTCGTCGCCTCACCGTGA
- a CDS encoding TonB-dependent receptor, translating into MIQAPTRAAQLQSCLSTYPSVPARRHPAPAVLAVLLVTLCGGALAEQTLTPVVVSDTAESPQSAWFAPGSGTPATEYVVGEEGIALFGGKGASNPYSMIQALPGVQMQSIDAWGLVNQQGGNKGLRVRGETASHGANGTVEGVPLNGPGPGPGYLFLLDAENIASVSLMQGAVPPDRFSLYDAVGQLDTRILWPRAQFGGTVSVGVGQDNYRRLFARVDSGALPGGTAFFLSASTTSADKWRGSGESPERRETFAAGLTRQLGALDVKLLLAHNEMAADNYKGLTYAQSKDESLFDDIDYDPVPTGSSAAARTNWQGYNRQSFKTTAFLAEIGYPLGEDSRLVAKPFYAEEEGSYWYASGNVVRKWMIDHSTYGLTTELQTRAADTALKFGYGFVSMAPPGPPTLWKQYTPTASGGLNFAGWAMLTDVTRRHDLHNLFAVADRDFGPLHVKVGLRYVKDILPSIEYYNTTGVGDVSPGAARDQSSGVIAARSVKSAAIEEWAPYLGLRYALSPHVDIKASIGSNLGTPAFDAFQSAPVAGLSKQQVWDNNELEIADTVDLGARVRFGRGYVEPVLYYTRYDNKGVAIYDPLLKASYIQNVGKARQYGLLLAGGWEVQRGFNLFGSLSWLRSEFTEDLRTAATTYRNTQGKQLPDVPTLTASLGAAWSWGKFTLSPVVHHMGTRYANVEHTQTMSAYTVTNVDLSWRDTTPWGALKATLAVVNLFDVRYIGYNNANETSDGSSFYPGAPRTLMGKLSVDF; encoded by the coding sequence ATGATTCAAGCGCCGACGCGCGCCGCGCAGTTGCAGTCCTGCCTTTCGACGTATCCGTCCGTCCCCGCCCGCCGTCATCCTGCACCGGCCGTGCTCGCCGTGCTGCTGGTCACGCTTTGCGGCGGCGCCCTGGCGGAGCAGACGCTGACCCCGGTGGTGGTCAGCGACACCGCCGAATCGCCGCAGTCGGCCTGGTTCGCACCCGGGTCCGGCACGCCGGCCACCGAGTACGTGGTGGGTGAGGAGGGCATTGCACTGTTCGGCGGCAAGGGGGCGAGCAATCCCTACTCGATGATCCAGGCGCTGCCCGGCGTGCAGATGCAGAGCATCGACGCCTGGGGGCTGGTCAACCAGCAAGGCGGCAACAAGGGCCTGCGGGTACGCGGCGAAACGGCTTCGCACGGTGCCAACGGTACGGTGGAAGGCGTGCCGCTCAACGGTCCCGGACCGGGGCCGGGCTATCTTTTCCTGCTCGACGCCGAGAACATCGCCAGCGTGTCGTTGATGCAGGGCGCGGTGCCGCCCGACCGCTTCAGCCTCTACGACGCCGTCGGCCAGCTCGACACCCGCATCCTGTGGCCCAGGGCGCAGTTCGGCGGCACGGTGTCGGTCGGCGTCGGCCAGGACAATTACCGCCGGCTCTTTGCCCGCGTCGACAGCGGCGCGCTGCCGGGCGGCACCGCCTTCTTCCTGTCGGCGTCGACCACCTCGGCCGACAAGTGGCGCGGCAGCGGCGAGTCGCCGGAACGGCGCGAAACCTTCGCCGCCGGCCTCACCCGGCAGCTGGGCGCACTCGACGTCAAGCTCCTCCTCGCCCACAACGAGATGGCGGCGGACAACTACAAGGGCCTGACTTACGCGCAGTCCAAGGACGAATCGCTGTTCGACGACATCGACTACGATCCGGTGCCCACCGGCAGCAGCGCCGCCGCCCGCACCAACTGGCAGGGATACAACCGCCAGTCCTTCAAGACCACCGCCTTTCTTGCCGAGATCGGCTACCCGCTGGGCGAGGACTCCCGTCTCGTCGCCAAACCCTTCTATGCGGAAGAGGAGGGCAGCTACTGGTACGCCAGCGGCAACGTGGTGCGCAAATGGATGATCGACCACAGCACCTATGGGCTGACCACCGAGCTGCAGACCAGGGCAGCCGATACCGCGCTGAAGTTCGGCTATGGCTTCGTGTCGATGGCGCCGCCGGGGCCGCCGACGCTGTGGAAGCAATACACCCCGACCGCGAGCGGCGGGTTGAACTTCGCCGGCTGGGCGATGCTCACCGACGTCACCCGCCGCCACGATCTGCACAACCTCTTCGCCGTCGCCGACCGCGACTTCGGCCCGCTGCATGTGAAGGTCGGGCTGCGCTACGTGAAGGACATCCTGCCCTCGATCGAGTACTACAACACCACCGGCGTCGGCGACGTGTCGCCCGGCGCTGCGCGCGACCAGTCGTCGGGCGTGATCGCCGCGCGCAGCGTGAAGAGTGCAGCCATCGAGGAATGGGCGCCCTATCTCGGCCTGCGCTACGCGCTGTCGCCCCATGTGGATATTAAGGCCTCGATCGGCAGCAATCTCGGCACGCCCGCTTTCGATGCCTTCCAGTCGGCGCCGGTCGCCGGGCTGTCCAAGCAGCAGGTGTGGGACAACAACGAACTGGAGATCGCCGACACCGTCGACCTCGGCGCACGGGTGCGCTTCGGGCGCGGCTACGTCGAGCCGGTGCTCTACTACACCCGCTATGACAACAAGGGCGTGGCCATCTACGACCCGCTGCTGAAGGCGTCTTACATCCAGAACGTCGGCAAGGCGCGGCAGTACGGCCTGCTGCTGGCGGGGGGTTGGGAAGTGCAGCGCGGCTTCAATCTCTTCGGCAGCCTGAGCTGGCTGCGCTCCGAGTTCACCGAAGACCTGCGCACCGCGGCGACCACCTACCGCAACACCCAGGGCAAGCAGCTACCCGATGTGCCGACGCTGACAGCCAGCCTCGGTGCGGCCTGGAGCTGGGGCAAGTTCACCCTGTCGCCGGTGGTGCATCACATGGGTACGCGCTATGCCAACGTCGAGCACACCCAGACCATGTCGGCCTACACCGTGACCAACGTCGACCTGTCCTGGCGCGACACCACGCCGTGGGGGGCGCTGAAGGCGACGCTGGCGGTGGTCAATCTCTTCGACGTGCGCTACATCGGCTACAACAACGCCAACGAAACCTCGGACGGCAGCAGCTTCTACCCCGGCGCGCCGCGCACGCTGATGGGCAAGCTGAGCGTCGACTTCTGA
- a CDS encoding tungsten ABC transporter permease, whose translation MTRCLARLLPALVLLCAAAAAQAAGAVKVVVVGGIHMSGVWDALQPRLEAGTGLKIELVGAANKEGIIPAFERGDAELLLVHGGSQTFALQAAGIGGAMRVWGYNEHAVVGPAEDPAGVREAPDAVAAFRRIAAARVPFVASRDPGSHEIVQRLWKEAGIRADAMWVRLDDSLRPQQVVELAGRQRAYVVVGAIPVAFGKMRGEGMEILLRGDPRMRRAYVALEPGSAHPASAAARKRARRLADFLVSPAGQAALAAADAQAGGPWIYGLAGAPAALSLPAE comes from the coding sequence ATGACGAGGTGTCTGGCCCGGCTGCTGCCCGCGCTGGTGCTGCTGTGCGCGGCCGCAGCAGCGCAGGCGGCCGGGGCGGTGAAGGTGGTCGTGGTCGGCGGCATCCACATGAGCGGGGTGTGGGACGCCCTGCAGCCCCGGCTGGAGGCCGGCACCGGCCTGAAGATCGAGCTGGTCGGCGCTGCCAACAAGGAAGGCATCATCCCCGCTTTCGAGCGCGGCGACGCCGAACTGCTGCTGGTGCACGGCGGCAGCCAGACCTTCGCGCTGCAGGCGGCCGGCATCGGCGGTGCGATGCGGGTGTGGGGCTATAACGAGCATGCCGTCGTCGGGCCGGCGGAGGATCCGGCCGGCGTGCGCGAGGCGCCGGATGCGGTCGCCGCCTTCCGCCGCATTGCCGCGGCGCGGGTGCCTTTCGTCGCCTCGCGCGATCCGGGCAGTCACGAGATCGTGCAGCGCCTGTGGAAGGAGGCCGGCATCCGTGCCGATGCGATGTGGGTTCGGCTGGACGACAGCCTGCGGCCGCAGCAGGTGGTCGAACTGGCGGGGCGGCAGCGGGCCTACGTGGTGGTCGGTGCGATCCCGGTGGCCTTCGGCAAGATGCGGGGCGAGGGCATGGAGATCCTGCTGCGTGGCGATCCGCGCATGCGTCGGGCCTACGTGGCGCTGGAGCCGGGGTCGGCGCACCCGGCTTCGGCCGCGGCGCGCAAGCGCGCCCGCAGGCTGGCGGATTTCCTGGTGTCGCCTGCCGGCCAGGCCGCGCTGGCGGCGGCCGATGCGCAGGCCGGCGGGCCGTGGATCTACGGTCTTGCCGGTGCGCCGGCTGCGCTCAGCCTGCCTGCCGAATGA
- a CDS encoding bifunctional diguanylate cyclase/phosphodiesterase produces the protein MHIPASDDSRLSAQQLSLFPLPVLLFEPQGLRIREVNDVALSWLGHDRAALLERSILDLLRPDYVERMLSYAARFAAQAWTSGEWVVLRADGSSFEARSFSRSVLWNGEPLRLAVLEDISEPRRHLRALQESEQQYRATMGAALVGVFVLQDFRFRYVNPALCRYFGYSAEELVGYLGPLDLVVPEEHDFLRDQMRRRAAGEPGEPYELTGLRRDGSRFPLMIFGAPSTWHGEPASVGTVFDLSEIKAAEDRIRQLAYFDPLTGLPNRSLLEDRAGQVLLRAGRDRRPATLMFIDLDRFKTVNDSLGHLMGDALLRQAGQRLRDSVRQSDTVARLGGDEFIVLAPDTGAEGAVRLAEKILEVFAAAFDLDEREITISPSIGIARYPEDGKDFPGLLQSADIAMYQAKREGRNAFRLFSIEMNAPILETLLLETQLRRALEYGQLSLAFQPMVDIASGRIVGAEALLRWQHPQHGEISPARFIPVAEESGLIVPIGEWVLEQAVAQARRWRDEGHHNLVMAVNLSALQFERLDISGTVLDLLDRHGLPGAALELELTESVLMQDAERAVAAMVDLAARGVRLSVDDFGTGYSSLAYLTRLPLAKLKIDRSFIRNIPSDTSARSVARTILDLARSLELEVIAEGVENEAQLMLLQDWGCDQAQGFLYSRPVAARAFERLLRDGQVAPAL, from the coding sequence ATGCACATCCCGGCGTCGGACGACTCGCGCCTGAGCGCACAGCAGCTGTCGCTGTTCCCCTTGCCGGTGTTGCTCTTCGAGCCGCAGGGCTTGCGGATACGCGAAGTCAACGACGTCGCCCTGAGCTGGCTGGGTCATGATCGTGCGGCACTGCTGGAGCGAAGCATTCTCGACCTGCTTCGGCCGGACTACGTCGAACGTATGTTGTCCTACGCTGCCCGCTTCGCCGCGCAGGCGTGGACTTCGGGCGAATGGGTGGTGCTGCGCGCCGACGGTTCCAGTTTCGAGGCCCGCTCCTTCAGCCGTAGCGTGCTGTGGAACGGCGAGCCGCTGCGCCTGGCGGTGCTGGAGGATATTTCCGAGCCGCGCCGGCATCTGCGCGCGCTGCAGGAGAGCGAGCAGCAGTACCGCGCCACCATGGGCGCCGCGCTGGTGGGCGTGTTCGTGCTGCAGGATTTCCGCTTCCGCTACGTGAATCCGGCGCTGTGCCGCTACTTCGGCTACAGCGCGGAAGAGCTGGTCGGCTACCTCGGGCCGCTCGACCTGGTGGTGCCGGAAGAGCACGACTTCCTGCGTGACCAGATGCGCCGCCGCGCCGCGGGCGAACCCGGCGAGCCCTACGAGCTGACCGGCCTGCGCCGCGACGGCTCGCGTTTTCCGCTGATGATCTTCGGCGCGCCGTCCACCTGGCATGGTGAGCCGGCCTCGGTGGGCACGGTGTTCGATCTCAGCGAGATCAAGGCGGCCGAGGACCGCATCCGCCAGCTGGCCTATTTCGATCCGCTCACCGGCCTGCCCAACCGCAGCCTGCTGGAAGACCGCGCCGGCCAGGTGCTGCTGCGCGCCGGGCGCGACCGCCGGCCGGCGACCCTGATGTTCATCGATCTCGACCGCTTCAAGACGGTGAACGATTCGCTCGGCCACCTGATGGGCGACGCCCTGCTGCGCCAGGCCGGCCAGCGCCTGCGCGACAGCGTGCGCCAGTCCGACACGGTGGCGCGGCTGGGCGGCGACGAGTTCATCGTGCTGGCACCCGATACCGGGGCCGAGGGCGCGGTGCGGCTGGCCGAGAAGATCCTCGAGGTCTTTGCCGCCGCCTTCGACCTCGACGAGCGCGAGATCACCATCTCGCCCAGCATAGGCATCGCCCGCTACCCGGAGGACGGCAAGGATTTCCCCGGCCTGCTGCAGAGCGCGGACATTGCGATGTACCAGGCCAAGCGCGAGGGCCGCAACGCCTTCCGCCTGTTCTCGATCGAGATGAACGCGCCCATCCTCGAGACGCTGCTGCTCGAAACCCAGTTGCGGCGCGCGCTCGAATACGGCCAGCTGTCGCTCGCCTTCCAGCCTATGGTGGACATCGCCAGCGGCCGCATCGTCGGCGCCGAGGCGCTGCTGCGCTGGCAGCATCCGCAGCACGGCGAAATCTCGCCAGCCCGCTTCATCCCGGTGGCGGAAGAGTCCGGCCTCATCGTGCCGATCGGCGAATGGGTGCTGGAGCAGGCGGTGGCGCAGGCCCGGCGCTGGCGCGACGAAGGCCACCACAACCTGGTGATGGCGGTGAACCTGTCGGCGCTGCAGTTCGAGCGCCTTGACATCAGCGGCACCGTGCTCGATCTGCTCGACCGCCACGGCCTGCCGGGCGCGGCGCTCGAACTGGAGCTGACCGAGAGCGTGCTGATGCAGGATGCCGAGCGCGCGGTCGCGGCGATGGTGGATCTGGCCGCGCGTGGCGTGCGCCTGTCGGTGGACGATTTCGGCACCGGCTATTCCAGCCTCGCCTATCTCACCCGGCTGCCGCTCGCCAAGCTCAAGATCGACCGCTCTTTCATCCGCAATATCCCTTCCGATACCAGCGCCCGCAGCGTTGCCCGCACCATCCTCGATCTGGCCCGCTCGCTGGAGCTGGAGGTGATTGCCGAAGGCGTGGAGAACGAGGCCCAGCTGATGCTGCTGCAGGACTGGGGATGCGATCAGGCGCAGGGCTTCCTCTACAGCAGGCCGGTGGCGGCGCGCGCTTTCGAACGCCTGCTGAGGGACGGACAGGTGGCGCCGGCGCTCTGA
- a CDS encoding molybdenum ABC transporter permease produces the protein MLSSADFAAVLAEPVVAHALRLTAEVALATLALHLVAGLALGYALSRPRWFGRGAVDALVTLPLVFPPVATGFVLLMLLGRRGPVGAWLAERWAVEVVFSFWGVLIASVLAGLPLVVKPVQSALEAVSARLAEAARVLGKGEVEIFLRVLLPNIRGALAAGLVLGLGRSLGEVGITLMLGGNVGGRTTTVSLEIFNAVSGGEFERAAVLSLLLGLVSLGLFGLLKRLGAL, from the coding sequence ATGCTGTCGTCCGCCGACTTCGCCGCGGTGCTGGCCGAGCCGGTCGTGGCCCATGCGCTGCGCCTGACTGCCGAGGTGGCGCTGGCCACGCTGGCGCTGCACCTGGTGGCCGGGCTGGCGCTCGGTTACGCGCTGTCGCGGCCGCGCTGGTTCGGCCGCGGCGCGGTCGATGCGCTGGTGACGCTGCCGCTGGTGTTTCCGCCGGTGGCCACCGGCTTCGTGCTGTTGATGCTGCTCGGCCGCCGCGGCCCGGTCGGTGCCTGGCTGGCCGAGCGCTGGGCGGTGGAGGTGGTGTTCTCGTTCTGGGGCGTGTTGATCGCCTCCGTGCTGGCGGGCCTGCCGTTGGTGGTGAAGCCGGTGCAGTCGGCGCTGGAGGCGGTGTCCGCGCGGCTGGCCGAGGCGGCGCGGGTGTTGGGCAAGGGCGAAGTCGAGATCTTCCTGCGGGTGCTGCTGCCCAACATCCGCGGTGCGCTCGCCGCCGGACTGGTGCTGGGGCTGGGGCGCTCGCTCGGCGAGGTCGGCATCACCCTGATGCTGGGCGGCAATGTCGGCGGGCGGACCACCACGGTGTCGTTGGAGATCTTCAACGCGGTGAGCGGCGGCGAGTTCGAGCGCGCCGCGGTGCTGTCGCTGCTGCTCGGGCTGGTGTCGCTCGGCCTGTTCGGGCTGTTGAAGCGGCTGGGGGCGCTGTAG
- a CDS encoding AsmA family protein yields MNRTTKWLAAALLAPLMLMGGAATVVATLDWNRLRPALGEQISAALGRPVSIDGALAVNWGRDAGLAGWRGWLPGLQVDAAQLRIGNPAWAADPELARFGQVSFRLDLLPLLQRQVRIARITVNRPEAWLERRADGRATWQLDQDDEPEARRWTLDIGEIAFDQGRLRLNDAMHALTLDATITPLTTAFSFDDIIGPREGEADAGSAAAPYAFGWQASGRLRDQAFAGEGKLGGLLALHDRDQAFPLQADIRAGRTRIAVAGTLVDPRKLAALDLHLNLSGANLADLHALTGLPLPDTPPYSTRGQLLAQLHEAGGAHFHYRDFRGRIGRSDLRGTLSYTATSPRPLLSGELHSRLLRLADLGPLIGANGPAAVKPPAGRVLPATPFRTERWRRMDADLRLIGEQIERPDALPLSGLQTHLQLSDGQLSLAPLQLGMAGGALQGELRLDGRSSPLRGEVKMKAQRLDLKQLLPGVEPMQTSLGELHGEIALAGHGSSVAALLGSADGDLRLVLGRGQISRGLMEIAGLNLGNYIIGKLFGDETVKINCALADFGVRDGLARSRLALFDTENARVDITGTANFASERLDLEIQPQSRGIRLLSLRSPLYVRGSFARPDAGVQPGPLIARSAGVLALGAAVAPVAGLLALVVPSGDDASPCAALLRQAQGRARR; encoded by the coding sequence TTGAACCGGACAACGAAATGGCTGGCCGCTGCGCTGCTGGCCCCGCTGATGCTGATGGGCGGCGCCGCGACCGTGGTGGCGACCCTGGACTGGAACCGGCTGCGCCCCGCGCTCGGCGAACAGATCTCCGCGGCGTTGGGCCGCCCCGTTTCCATCGACGGCGCGCTGGCAGTGAACTGGGGCCGCGATGCCGGCCTGGCCGGTTGGCGCGGGTGGCTGCCCGGCCTGCAGGTGGACGCGGCGCAACTGCGCATCGGCAACCCGGCCTGGGCCGCCGACCCGGAACTGGCCCGCTTCGGCCAGGTGAGCTTCCGCCTCGACCTGCTGCCGTTGCTGCAGCGGCAGGTCCGCATCGCCCGCATCACCGTGAACCGGCCGGAGGCCTGGCTGGAGCGGCGCGCCGACGGCCGTGCCACCTGGCAGCTGGACCAGGACGACGAGCCGGAAGCCCGCCGCTGGACGCTGGACATCGGCGAGATCGCCTTCGACCAGGGCCGCCTGCGGCTGAACGACGCCATGCATGCGCTGACGCTGGACGCCACCATCACCCCGCTCACCACCGCGTTTTCCTTCGACGACATCATCGGGCCGCGCGAGGGCGAAGCGGATGCGGGCAGCGCGGCGGCGCCCTATGCCTTCGGCTGGCAGGCCAGCGGCCGCCTGCGCGACCAGGCCTTTGCCGGCGAGGGCAAGCTGGGCGGGCTGCTCGCGCTGCACGACCGCGACCAAGCCTTTCCGCTGCAGGCCGACATACGCGCCGGGCGCACCCGCATCGCAGTGGCCGGCACCCTGGTCGATCCGCGCAAGCTCGCCGCGCTCGACCTGCACCTGAACCTGAGCGGCGCCAACCTGGCCGACCTCCACGCACTCACCGGCCTGCCGCTACCCGACACGCCCCCCTACAGCACCCGCGGCCAGTTGCTCGCGCAACTGCACGAAGCGGGCGGCGCCCACTTCCACTACCGCGACTTCCGCGGACGCATCGGCCGCAGCGACCTCCGCGGCACGCTGAGCTACACCGCCACCTCGCCCCGACCGCTGCTGAGCGGCGAGCTGCACTCGCGCCTGCTGCGCCTGGCCGACCTCGGGCCGCTGATCGGCGCCAACGGCCCCGCTGCGGTGAAGCCTCCCGCCGGCCGGGTGCTGCCGGCCACGCCCTTCCGCACCGAACGCTGGCGCCGGATGGACGCCGACCTGCGACTGATCGGCGAACAGATCGAACGGCCGGACGCCCTGCCGCTCAGCGGCCTGCAGACCCACCTGCAACTCAGCGACGGCCAGCTCAGCCTGGCACCGCTGCAGCTCGGCATGGCCGGCGGAGCGCTGCAAGGCGAGCTGCGGCTGGACGGGCGCAGCTCGCCGCTGCGGGGCGAGGTGAAGATGAAGGCGCAGCGGCTCGACCTCAAGCAGCTCCTGCCCGGCGTCGAACCGATGCAGACCAGCCTGGGCGAACTGCACGGCGAGATCGCCCTGGCCGGCCACGGCAGCTCGGTCGCCGCCCTGCTCGGCAGCGCCGACGGCGACCTGCGCCTCGTCCTCGGCCGGGGCCAGATCAGCCGCGGCCTGATGGAGATCGCCGGCCTCAACCTCGGCAACTACATCATCGGCAAGCTGTTCGGCGACGAAACGGTGAAGATCAACTGCGCGCTGGCGGATTTCGGCGTGCGCGACGGCCTGGCGCGCTCGCGCCTGGCCCTGTTCGACACCGAAAACGCGCGGGTGGACATCACCGGCACCGCCAACTTCGCCAGCGAGCGGCTGGATCTCGAGATCCAGCCGCAGTCCAGGGGCATACGGCTGTTGTCGCTGCGCTCGCCGCTCTACGTGCGCGGCAGCTTCGCCCGGCCCGACGCCGGCGTGCAGCCCGGCCCGCTGATCGCGCGCAGCGCCGGCGTGCTCGCGCTGGGTGCCGCGGTGGCGCCGGTGGCCGGCCTGCTCGCGCTGGTCGTGCCGAGCGGCGACGACGCCAGCCCCTGCGCGGCCCTGCTGCGCCAGGCCCAGGGCCGCGCACGGCGCTGA